A window from Drosophila kikkawai strain 14028-0561.14 chromosome 2L, DkikHiC1v2, whole genome shotgun sequence encodes these proteins:
- the LOC108085353 gene encoding trichohyalin: MSYLKRREKLNKDTRWDRIRKRHQQANPLGLKTDAVRRFIEVDYVGKRQERLLVEGDEPKQLNPSVIMDMRHKMFQKIPHKLPLATMAHGSTLEATKAHNLEVEQRFVDNQLEKFRQQLARQFQRSKSHKVPPTKPDFKLNNKPLVQSLTQAAQHIDNFYNTPVQALGQMTQMCAETKAAATKSLIRQLRPEPEREADMDHEWATEQQAQVMELPAFRHEEAISFDCLEYRNFAKQVQADESKAQLLRCRTPSPLTSTEEFFRPMRAAAERQMLHVRTVRHEEELQQENKQEHPQEDNPPPLQRESSTCSNTSDGIDSVISDLAEEALYELQLEAAEEQNEQLDKELPIVTKHVQFQLPQKKSTTPSTYPIEGESDPEPEPVPEALVIRRIELPKVVVKPKEPEPLELESGDSEDGLDAAPTHEKQKIIDQLFQARANTQLVMMRKYFLKWIHFTTLEKIEREQGQTCQSRDNRAHKINAFLDKVRQEKKRQRAVQASDTAAETNKITQKCLEKREEAVKMAKQFKNKLKVQQDIIDLQRIKLERQERLIMQLKLSKLSDEAKEAREDLKQELKTVIRCGDPKAKAKAKCLQLIGSLRDADDEEMARLQGKALLQPRFLQHMQERAMERSVRHEQARQRRAQADAEREAAKVALEEAKRQEDEEAKRLRIEVLKEKRRQEKMAKVLKERERQRFIDNQRKAVEFSRRLLLRRIGMEAFKRLLQRKRENLVKSEEFRRQMYKKNAFRSWRNYTAYKQREKLVRAQMLWHRIVKRRALFAWMLYAQNERSKMQVAIDWHALHAMEHWFGRWLKYTTHCRMLEDTKTRQALSHHDWHLKWKVLDCWRRLPQILKIEKETEERRQRWRLKIWELLPDYKPREDSLW, translated from the exons atgtCGTATTTAAAACGTCGTGAGAAGCTGAATAAGGACACCCGCTGGGATCGCATTCGCAAGCGGCATCAACAGGCCAATCCTCTGGGCCTGAAAACGGATGCAGTTCGACGTTTTATTGAGGTGGATTATGTGGGAAAGCGACAGGAGCGCCTATTGGTCGAAGGCGATGAGCCCAAGCAGCTGAACCCAAGTGTGATTATGGATATGCGGCATAAGATG TTTCAGAAAATACCACACAAACTGCCCCTGGCCACAATGGCCCATGGCAGCACTTTGGAAGCCACTAAGGCACACAACCTGGAGGTGGAGCAGCGCTTTGTTGACAACCAGCTGGAGAAGTTTCGCCAGCAACTGGCCAGGCAGTTCCAGCGAAGCAAGTCGCACAAGGTGCCTCCCACCAAGCCGGACTTCAAACTGAATAACAAACCGCTGGTTCAGAGTCTCACCCAAGCGGCCCAACACATAGACAACTTCTACAACACTCCCGTCCAGGCCTTGGGCCAAATGACCCAGATGTGTGCCGAGACCAAGGCAGCGGCCACGAAGAGTCTGATAAGGCAACTGAGACCGGAGCCGGAAAGGGAGGCAGACATGGATCACGAGTGGGCGACGGAGCAGCAGGCTCAGGTAATGGAACTACCAGCTTTCCGGCATGAGGAGGCGATATCCTTCGACTGCCTCGAGTATCGCAACTTCGCCAAGCAAGTTCAGGCGGACGAGAGCAAGGCACAGCTCCTGCGCTGTCGCACTCCCAGTCCCTTAACGTCAACCGAGGAGTTCTTCCGACCCATGCGAGCTGCAGCCGAGCGTCAGATGCTCCACGTTCGCACTGTTCGCcacgaggaggagctgcagcaggAGAACAAGCAGGAACACccgcaggaagacaatccgccGCCATTGCAAAGGGAATCGTCCACTTGCTCCAACACCAGCGACGGCATAGACTCCGTGATTTCTGATTTGGCCGAGGAAGCCCTTTACGAACTCCAGCTGGAGGCAGCCGAGGAGCAGAACGAGCAGCTGGACAAGGAGTTACCCATTGTCACAAAGCACGTGCAGTTTCAGCTACCTCAGAAAAAGTCGACCACGCCGAGTACCTATCCCATCGAAGGGGAGTCAGATCCGGAGCCAGAACCCGTACCGGAAGCCTTGGTCATTCGCCGGATTGAGCTTCCCAAAGTGGTGGTGAAGCCCAAAGAACCAGAGCCCCTGGAGTTAGAGTCCGGCGATAGCGAAGATGGATTGGATGCGGCGCCCACCCACGAAAAACAGAAGATCATTGACCAGTTGTTCCAGGCTAGGGCCAACACCCAGTTGGTGATGATGCGCAAGTACTTTCTCAAATGGATACACTTCACAACGCTGGAGAAGATTGAACGGGAGCAGGGCCAGACATGCCAATCGCGGGACAATCGCGCCCACAAGATCAACGCGTTTTTGGACAAGGTACGGCAGGAGAAAAAGCGCCAGCGAGCTGTCCAAGCCTCGGATACTGCTGCCGAAACCAACAAGATCACACAGAAATGCCTGGAGAAGCGGGAGGAGGCCGTAAAGATGGCCAAACAGTTCAAAAATAA ACTCAAAGTTCAGCAGGACATCATAGACCTGCAGCGGATCAAGCTCGAGCGCCAAGAACGTCTCATTATGCAGTTGAAGCTGAGTAAGCTCAGCGACGAGGCCAAGGAGGCGCGCGAGGATCTCAAGCAGGAGCTAAAGACGGTCATCCGCTGCGGGGATCCCAAGGCTAAGGCCAAGGCCAAGTGCCTGCAGCTGATAGGCAGTCTGCGGGATGCGGACGACGAGGAAATGGCCCGGCTCCAGGGCAAGGCACTGCTGCAACCACGCTTCCTGCAGCACATGCAGGAGCGAGCCATGGAGCGGAGTGTGCGCCACGAGCAGGCTCGTCAGAGGCGGGCCCAGGCGGATGCCGAACGAGAGGCGGCCAAGGTGGCTCTCGAAGAGGCAAAG CGCCAGGAAGATGAGGAAGCCAAGCGCCTAAGGATCGAGGTTCTCAAGGAGAAACGTCGCCAAGAGAAGATGGCCAAGGTTCTAAAGGAGCGCGAACGCCAAAGGTTCATTGACAACCAGCGCAAGGCTGTAGAGTTCAGCCGCCGCCTGCTGCTCCGCCGCATCGGCATGGAGGCTTTCAAGCGCCTGCTGCAGCGCAAGCGCGAGAACCTGGTCAAGAGCGAAGAGTTCCGCCGGCAGATGTACAAGAAGAACGCTTTCCGGTCGTGGCGTAACTACACGGCGTACAAGCAACGCGAAAAGCTAGTCCGGGCGCAGATGTTGTGGCATAGAATCGTGAAACGTCGCGCCCTCTTCGCCTGGATGCTGTATGCGCAGAATGAGCGGAGCAAGATGCAAGTGGCCATAGATTGGCATGCTCTCCATGCCATGGAGCACTGGTTCGGGAGATGGCTTAAGTACACAACGCATTGCCGGATGCTCGAGGACACTAAGACACGGCAGGCGCTCTCCCATCACGATTG GCACCTGAAGTGGAAGGTCTTGGACTGCTGGCGACGCCTGCCGCAGATCCTAAAGATCGAAAAGGAAACGGAGGAGCGACGCCAGCGCTGGCGCCTGAAGATCTGGGAGCTCCTGCCCGACTACAAACCCAGGGAGGATAGCTTGTGGTAG
- the SerRS gene encoding serine--tRNA ligase, cytoplasmic, with the protein MVLDLDLFRGDKGGNPDAVRDNQKKRFKDVALVDTVINKDLEWRQCRHQADNFNKVKNICSKVIGEKMKKKEPVGAMSEDPPADINLSEIVAETLQPLTVSQIKQLRVLIDDAMAANQKTLELAEQARNTALREVGNHLHESVPVSNDEEENRVERTFGDCTKRGKYSHVDLIVMIDGMNAEKGAVVSGGRGYFLTGAAVFLEQALIQYALHLLYERNYVPLYTPFFMRKEVMQEVAQLSQFDEELYKVVGKGSEKAEEVGVDEKYLIATSEQPIAAYHRDEWLPEASLPIKYAGLSTCFRQEVGSHGRDTRGIFRVHQFEKVEQFVLTSPHDNKSWEMMDEMIGNAEQFCQTLGIPYRVVNIVSGALNHAASKKLDLEAWFGGSGAYRELVSCSNCLDYQARRLLVRYGQTKKMNAAVDYVHMLNATMCAATRVICAILETHQTETGIKVPEPLKKYMPAKFQDEIPFVKPAPIDLELAAAAEKQKGKKDKAKKDPAAG; encoded by the coding sequence ATGGTTCTTGATCTGGATCTGTTTCGCGGCGACAAGGGCGGCAATCCCGATGCCGTGCGCGATAACCAAAAGAAGCGCTTCAAGGATGTGGCGCTGGTGGACACCGTCATCAACAAGGACTTGGAGTGGCGTCAGTGCCGGCACCAAGCCGACAACTTCAACAAGGTGAAGAACATCTGCAGCAAGGTCATCGGCGAGAAGATGAAGAAGAAGGAGCCGGTGGGCGCCATGAGCGAGGATCCGCCAGCGGACATAAACCTCTCGGAGATCGTGGCCGAGACCCTGCAGCCGCTGACGGTGAGTCAGATCAAGCAACTGCGCGTGCTTATTGACGACGCCATGGCTGCGAATCAGAAGACACTCGAGCTGGCGGAGCAGGCGAGGAACACGGCCCTCAGGGAGGTGGGCAACCACCTGCACGAGTCGGTGCCGGTGTCgaacgacgaggaggagaacCGTGTGGAGAGGACCTTTGGCGACTGTACGAAGCGCGGCAAGTACTCGCATGTGGACCTCATCGTGATGATCGATGGCATGAACGCCGAAAAGGGAGCCGTGGTTTCGGGCGGTCGTGGCTACTTCCTGACCGGAGCAGCCGTCTTCCTGGAGCAGGCACTGATCCAGTACGCTCTGCATTTGTTATACGAACGGAACTATGTTCCACTCTACACGCCCTTCTTCATGCGCAAGGAGGTCATGCAGGAGGTGGCCCAGCTCTCGCAGTTCGACGAGGAGCTCTACAAGGTGGTGGGCAAGGGCAGTGAGAAGGCCGAGGAAGTGGGCGTGGACGAGAAGTACCTCATTGCCACCTCTGAGCAGCCTATTGCCGCCTACCATCGCGACGAGTGGCTGCCAGAGGCTTCGCTTCCCATTAAGTACGCTGGCTTGTCCACCTGCTTCCGCCAGGAGGTGGGCTCCCATGGACGCGACACGCGAGGCATATTCCGCGTGCATCAGTTCGAGAAGGTGGAGCAGTTCGTACTCACCTCGCCGCATGACAACAAGTCCTGGGAGATGATGGACGAGATGATCGGCAATGCCGAGCAGTTCTGTCAGACACTGGGCATTCCATACCGCGTGGTTAACATCGTTTCCGGGGCCCTCAACCATGCAGCATCCAAGAAGCTGGATCTGGAAGCCTGGTTCGGCGGCAGCGGTGCCTACAGGGAGCTGGTCTCCTGCTCTAATTGCCTGGACTACCAGGCACGTCGCCTCCTGGTGCGCTATGGCCAGACCAAGAAGATGAACGCTGCCGTGGACTACGTGCACATGCTGAATGCCACCATGTGCGCCGCCACCCGCGTCATCTGCGCCATTCTGGAGACGCATCAGACGGAGACGGGCATCAAAGTTCCGGAGCCTTTGAAGAAGTACATGCCGGCCAAGTTCCAGGATGAAATTCCATTCGTCAAGCCGGCGCCCATTGATCTGGAGCTGGCTGCTGCCGCCGAAAAACAAAAGGGCAAGAAGGACAAGGCCAAGAAGGACCCCGCTGCCGGCTAG
- the LOC108085371 gene encoding uncharacterized protein, which produces MSFIDQEVTEFRAKCEKQVPHTKIIICSSSLIRVDIYPERPNRSMTVCLRFPENYPQSTPILVELKSRVYSDKLLSELTRLIDDYAADFLGKPQALLVLAFAQQYLTDNPLCVCLDEIKQLRADVKAPGTSTESQLKLKQKNRSVELVAKGGLYTYRVVACVPESYPMQSVELRGQESNLPAVLVRYLNGQSREIARQCVEPPIRLSKEALANFRPVRSLHRSLKFCLEATRDFHIELCPICDNTVLPEDPQDIELDDNADSFIERVYCGHLFHQGCLKKYLSEPPFPKGGKLCPAKRRHPRSDAQTYMGRPQIATSGGAVLPKASEDVVCGIKLAHDRWVVSVKTAEARWAQKQARQRELEEVVDFLQ; this is translated from the coding sequence ATGAGCTTCATAGACCAGGAAGTTACCGAGTTCCGGGCCAAATGTGAGAAGCAAGTGCCGCACACCAAGATCATCATTTGCTCCAGCTCGCTGATCCGGGTTGACATTTATCCGGAACGGCCCAATCGCTCCATGACGGTGTGCCTCCGCTTTCCCGAGAACTACCCGCAGAGCACGCCCATCCTGGTGGAGTTGAAGAGCCGCGTGTACTCCGACAAGCTGCTGTCCGAACTCACCCGCTTAATTGATGACTACGCCGCCGATTTTCTGGGCAAGCCGCAGGCCCTGCTGGTCCTCGCCTTCGCTCAGCAGTATTTGACGGATAATCCCCTGTGCGTGTGCCTGGACGAAATCAAGCAGCTCAGGGCGGACGTAAAGGCGCCCGGAACCTCAACGGAGAGtcagctgaagctgaagcagAAGAACAGAAGCGTAGAGCTGGTCGCCAAGGGAGGCCTCTACACCTACAGAGTCGTCGCTTGCGTTCCCGAAAGCTATCCGATGCAGAGCGTGGAGCTGCGCGGCCAGGAGTCCAACCTTCCCGCTGTACTCGTACGGTACCTGAATGGCCAGTCACGGGAGATAGCCCGCCAGTGCGTGGAGCCACCGATCCGACTCAGCAAGGAGGCCCTGGCCAATTTCCGGCCAGTCAGGAGCCTGCATCGATCCCTCAAGTTCTGCTTGGAGGCCACCCGGGACTTTCATATCGAACTGTGCCCCATTTGTGATAATACCGTGTTGCCAGAGGATCCGCAGGATATCGAACTGGATGACAATGCCGACTCCTTCATCGAGCGAGTCTACTGCGGTCACCTGTTCCACCAGGGGTGCCTTAAGAAATACCTCTCCGAGCCACCGTTCCCCAAGGGCGGCAAACTGTGCCCGGCCAAGCGCCGTCATCCGCGCTCCGATGCTCAGACCTACATGGGAAGACCTCAAATTGCCACCAGTGGCGGAGCAGTGCTACCCAAAGCTTCAGAGGATGTTGTGTGCGGTATTAAGCTGGCCCATGATCGCTGGGTGGTCAGCGTGAAGACGGCGGAGGCGCGCTGGGCCCAGAAACAGGCTCGCCAGCGGGAGCTCGAGGAGGTGGTGGACTTCCTGCAATAA